The genome window ATGGCATCATCCCGTGGCCGCCCGATCGCCTCGCCCGCGTCTCCCGTTGGAAGCTCCGGTTCGGATCCAAGGACCCCGTTGACGCGCGCGGCGACTGGCGCGAGGGATTCACCGACGGTGGCGAGGCGGACTGCGTCATGCGCGATAATGCTGCCTGTATCAGCATGCCCCTCCTCTGCTTGGGAGCAGCCGTCGAAGTGATGTGCAACGCGTTCGTGGTGACATCGGATTCCCTTCTGCTTGCTGACGGCCAGCGGTTCCGTCGCGTACCAGCGCGGCTTGCCAGCGGCTCGTTCTCGCGATCGCCGAGCGCGTCCTCGACTGCGGCGTGCGATCGATGCTGCTGTTCGGGGGCGCCAGACGCGCCGCGAATCGCTTCTACGAGCATCTCGGGGCCGTGCGGTTGCTCTCGGCCACCGGCGAGTTCCACGTCGGCTATGGCTGGCCGGACCTCGCAGCGCTGACTGCCCGCGTTCGCCGGCAGGCGCCATATCGCCGCTTGCTGCCGATGAACGCGCCAAGGATGCAGTTGTGGGGCGCCTGCCTTGCGTGCATGGGACGGCCTGGCGGCCGCGCCACAACCCCGTCTTATTGAAGCGTTCACAGCAGAAGAACGCGTTAGCCGTCCCCTCCCACGTTCGCGCTGGATATTTCAGTCATGAGCCACCCGACTTCGCGCTGGCAGATCATCCAGGCCCTCCTGGCCATTGTCGGCACCGGTCTCGCCTTTGCGTTTCTTCAGGCTGGCGCCTTCCGCGATGTCGGGATCGACACCTTGCGCCGTATGGTGACGCCCGACGGCCTCCGCGCCGCCCTGCTCGGTGCAACTGTCACCGCCGTGCTCCTCGCCCCGGTGCTCCTGTGGCAGCGGCATCGCAATCGGCGGAGGGCCGTCTAACCACCGCCTGACGCCGCCGAGCGGCGGCCGACGGATTGGGCCGCTGTGACATGACGTGCCGCGGCCCGCAGCTTGGGCGGAGCCGTTGGCCTGACAAGGGAACCCCGAGCGTGCGATGCGCTATATCGGAGAGTGGGAGCTGATTCCTGAACTGTCGCTCTACGCGTGCGGCGTTCCCCCGGCCACCGGGCGCTACACCATCGCGCACGACCACCACGGATACCTCGCCCTCGAAGTCCGCTGGCGCATGCTCGGTGACTCCGAGGACCGGAGCACCCGCTTTGGCGGCAGGAACGACGGATCCCGGGTTACCCTTCCGCCTTCGGACGGCGGCCCTGACGCGTTCTCGCTGACCCACGTGGATGACCGCACGTTGGACAGCGCGGCCTTCCGGGATACCACGCGACTCGCCTACGCGCGCCGTGTGGTGTCGGACGATGGAACGCTCCTGGCGGTGGTCCAGGAGTCCATCGCACCCGACAGCGCGCCCGTGCGCAACTTCCAGCTGTATAGGCGCGCCGCACGCTGACGACGTCTCCCTCGACGAGTCGCTCGATGCACGTTCCTCGGCTCACGGCCATCGCCTGCGTGCTGCTCGGCCCGCTCGCAGCACGGGCCCAGGCGCGACCGGTGTGTCCTCCGCCAGCTCGCTCGCATTCCCGGGTGGTCGTGATGCCGGCGGCGTCACCACGGGACTCGCTCGTCTTGCGAGTCCGCCGCCTGGATACCGGCGATCCGCTTCCGGCAGAGGCCCGCCTCAATGCCCACTCCTGGCACCGCACCGATTCCACGGGCACGCTCGTGCTCGCGCTACCGGGCACGCGCCACGTCCAGCTCGAGGTGCGCGCCCTCGGCTTCGGTCTTGCTCGTCTCGCGTATCGGCCGGCGCGTGACTCATCTGTCATCGCCATGGCGGTCATGGCGCCGACCACACTGTACTTCGATGAGTTCTGCCGCTGATGCGTACCACGAGCGTGCCCACCCGTGCCGCCCGACACCTGCTGCAACAGACGGCCGATCCCGTGTGCGCTCGCGCCGCTCGCTCCCGTTGCTGCGGCTGCAGCGGATCTATACCGTCATGCGTGCACCAGCCGCGTTCGCATGATGGATAGAGCGCACATCGCCCTCCTGACCCTCGCCCTCTGCGGATGCGGCGACACGTCGCCGAATCAACGCGCGCCAGAGCTTGCGGCGGCTCCGGCGGCAGTGGTGCCCACGGACTCCGCTGCCGACGCGATTTGCCGCGACCTCACGAACAGCTACCGTTGCGCCCAGGCCATCGAGCGTACCCTGCTCACGGCGGCGAACGGGAATGTCGTGCGCACCGGTCGACATCTTCGCATCGCACTCGGACGCGGCGATACCCTCGTGTTCACGGATTCGCTTCCCGACGATCCCGCAGGCACCTGGTTCAGCTACCGGGGACTGATTGCCGCTGTCGGCTATCACCTCATCGAGGTCCAGTACTACGAGGGCGGTCGCTACCTGTTCGTGAACGGCAGGACCGGCTGGATTGGCAGCAGCAATGGCGTCCCCGTCATCGCGCCTGATGGGTCCCGTCTTGCCGCTGGCAACGTCGATTTGGAGGCGGAGTATTCGCCGACCACACTGCAGATCTGGTCAGTGGCGGCCGACAGCCTCATCCTCGAGTTCGACCACGACTTCGTTGCGTCGCCCGTCACTGCCGATTCCGTATGGGGCCCGCGCAACCTCGAATGGCTCAACCCGACCGAGCTCCGTTTCGCACGCGAGTTCTCCCTGGGCGCCACAAACGGCACCGCGCGAGTCGTGCTCGACAGCACTCATTGGCGCATTCTGGTGCCCTGACGCATAACGGCTCTTGGCGCCGACGGCTGCAGGTGCGGAGTGGGTTGAGCGGGGTGTCCGCCAATGCCTGGGTGCAGGCGCGGACGCCCCGCCGAGCCCATCTCCTCTGCCACGACCGAGTGAATGCACCCTGTACGTCTCGATGCGCTACACGGGGCGCCTGGCGGACGCCGGCGGCGCGGCCCGTGGCGCAGCCTTGACGACGAGGCATTCGCGACGCAGGAATGGGGCGCGTGGTTCAACACGCAGCGCTTGCCGGCTCCGCTCGAGCATGTTCCCCCGGCGGAGTACGAGGCACGGTATCACACGCCCCGCCCTCCCGTACCGAGGGCGTGGGACTCGACTGGCCCAGCCGCCACGAAACGGGGGCGGCTCAGCGTGGCGTCGTTGGGTAGATTGTGATGTTGCCGCTCTTGCGGACCGATCGCCCGTCACGCACCATCGACTCCACGCCCCCGCGCGCGCGCGGTGTGCGCTTCGCAGTCACGCTCGCTGTCGGCCCAGAGATCTTCGGGTACGTCGTTGGCCTGCCATGGCCGTACCTCAACATGATGAGCCACGAGACGGGGGCCCACGACACGATGCATGACTTCATTGCGAATACCATCGGGACCGTGGTCGTCGGTTGCATGGGTTGCGGCTACGCGCCGTGCGGTCGCCTCTCGTTCCGCATCGACGCTGTGCGGAGGTCCATGCACCGGCATCCACGCCACTTCCGTCTGCCGGTTCGACGTATGGGAGATCCCGCGTGATGATTGTTCGTCCAGAGTTGCTCGCCCCGCCGGTCGACGTCGCACGCGACCACGTCCTGGGGCCGGCCGACGCCGAGTTGACGCTGGTCGAATACGGCAGCTACACCTCCGCGCCTTGTCATGCGGTCCACGAGGTCGTCGAGATGCTGCGGACGCGGTTCGGCGACCGGATGCGCTATGTGTTCCGGCACCTGCCTGTCGGCGAAGACGAGACCGCGACCCAGGCGGCGGAACTCGCGGAAACGTGGTACGCCACCACCGGGCGGTTCTGGGAGCTTCATGAGGCGTTGATGGAACGGGGGCCGGCGTTCGCCCCCGGGGACCTCGAGCGCATCGCACGCGAATTCGGACTGCCGCCAACCGGCGCCACGACGGCTCCCGCTCGCTCGGCGGCGAGCGCGCGCATACGCGAGGACATCGAGAGCGCACAGCGCAGCGGAGCGCGGGTGACGCCGACATTCTTCATCAACGGGCGCCGCTACTCCGGCCCCTGGGACGAGACCTCGCTCGCCGATGCGATGCTCGGCGCGCTCGGCCACCGCATCCAGGCCGCGGCAGTCAAGTTCGTGCGTTGGGGACCGTCGTCCGGGCTGATGCTGGGACTGGCGACGCTGCTTGCGCTGGCACTCAGCAACTCACCGCTCGCCGCCGCGCTCGCCGACTGGTGGGAGACGCCGTTCGGTCTCCGATGGGGCGCTGATAGCTTCACGTATCCGCTGCGCCATTGGGTGAACCATGGACTGCTGACCGTCTTCTTCTTCGTCGTCGGCCTCGAGATCAAGCGCGAGTTCACCTCTGGCCATCTTGCGACGCTGCGCTCCGGCGCGCTGCCGGTGCTCGCCGCCCTTGGCGGGATCGTGTTGCCGGCGCTCATCTACGCATCCCTTGCCCCGCCGGACCTGCGACACGCGTGGGGTATCCCCATCGGCACCGATACAGCGTTCGCCGTCGCGCTCATCGTACTGCTTGGCGCCCGGGTGCCGGTCGAACTGCGCGTGTTCCTGACGGCAGCGGTCATCATCGACGACATCGTGGCAATCGCCATCATCGCGCTCTTCTACACGGCGGCGATCGACGTCACGAGTCTCGTCGCCGCCGGTGCGCTCACCCTGCTCCTCGTACTGCTCAATCGGGCCGGTGTGTACGCGGTGCTGCCGTACGCGGTGTGCGGCGTCTGCCTCTGGTTCCTCCTGCACCAGTCCGGCCTGCACGCCACGCTCGCGGGCGTGCTCCTCGCGGTGCTCATCCCCGCGCGCCCGCCAGCCAATCTGCAGGCGCTCATGGCGCAGGCTTCGGTCGTGATCAGCCACGAGAGCGTCCGCGCCGCAGAGCCGATGCGCCCCGGTCCCTCCGAACCTGCCCGTCGCGCACTCGACGCGATTCACGCGCGCATCGAGTCACCGGCCGACAAGCTCCTGCGCTCGGTGGAGCCGTGGTCGAGCTATGTCGTGCTACCCATCTTCGCGCTCGCGAACGCCGACATCGCCCTCTCGCTCGGCGTGTTCGATGGGCGCGCTCGCCTGATCTCGGCGGTCACGCTCGGTCTCGTCCTCGGCAAGCCGATCGGGATGATGACGGCCGCATGGCTCGCGGTGCGCACTGGCATCGCCGAAAAGCCCGACGCCTATTCCTGGCGCCAGCTGATCGGCGCCGGAGCGCTCGGCGGCATCGGCTTCACCATGTCCATCTTCATCGCTGGCGTCGCCTTCCCCGACCTGGGTGACTACGCTGCCGCAAAGGTCGCGATTCTCCTGGCCTCGCTCACCGCTGGGGCGCTCGGTACG of Gemmatimonadetes bacterium SCN 70-22 contains these proteins:
- a CDS encoding Na+/H+ antiporter NhaA: MIVRPELLAPPVDVARDHVLGPADAELTLVEYGSYTSAPCHAVHEVVEMLRTRFGDRMRYVFRHLPVGEDETATQAAELAETWYATTGRFWELHEALMERGPAFAPGDLERIAREFGLPPTGATTAPARSAASARIREDIESAQRSGARVTPTFFINGRRYSGPWDETSLADAMLGALGHRIQAAAVKFVRWGPSSGLMLGLATLLALALSNSPLAAALADWWETPFGLRWGADSFTYPLRHWVNHGLLTVFFFVVGLEIKREFTSGHLATLRSGALPVLAALGGIVLPALIYASLAPPDLRHAWGIPIGTDTAFAVALIVLLGARVPVELRVFLTAAVIIDDIVAIAIIALFYTAAIDVTSLVAAGALTLLLVLLNRAGVYAVLPYAVCGVCLWFLLHQSGLHATLAGVLLAVLIPARPPANLQALMAQASVVISHESVRAAEPMRPGPSEPARRALDAIHARIESPADKLLRSVEPWSSYVVLPIFALANADIALSLGVFDGRARLISAVTLGLVLGKPIGMMTAAWLAVRTGIAEKPDAYSWRQLIGAGALGGIGFTMSIFIAGVAFPDLGDYAAAKVAILLASLTAGALGTLILWRRTE